The sequence AGCCGATCGACATCGCCCGGGTGGCCCTGTTCCTGGCCAGCGAGGAGTCGGGGTTCGTTACGGGCCAGGCGATCGCGGTCGATGGGGGGCTGACGCTGAGGGTTTGAGGCTGGTGCGTGGTTCGAGACGCCCGCTGGCGCGGGCTCCTCACCATGACGCGGTTTGTGGATCACAAGAACTAGTCATGGTGAGGAGCGGACCATCAGGTCCGCGTCTCGAACCACGCACCCCTATTTCAACCCCTGCAACCACGTCACCACCGCCGCTTCGAGCGCGATGCGGTGATCCTGGAAGCTGTGGTCGCTGGGGAAGGTGATGTCGGTGACCTGGCCGCCGGCGGCGGTGACCGCCTGGGCCAGCTTGTGGTTTTCGGGGCCGAGGGCCTGGGCGGCGCCGATCACCAGCAGGGGGCGTTTGGTCAGCTGACCGGCCCAGGCCTGGTAGTTCCATTCGGCGCGGTGGGCGGTGACTTCTTCGACGATGCTGGCCGGGGTGGCGCCGGCCAGGGAATTGCCGAAGTCGTTGAAGCGCTGGGGCGCGGCGGCGGCGCGCTGGTCGGGGGTCAGGTGGGAGAACTGCTCGCCGGTGGCGCCGGCGTTCCAGGCGTCGATCAGGATCACGCCCAGAAGGTCGGGGTCGTGGCGGGCGTGGGAGGCGGTAGCGAAGCCGCCCATGCTGTGGCCGCCCAGCACGATCCGTTTGGTGTC is a genomic window of Phenylobacterium montanum containing:
- a CDS encoding alpha/beta hydrolase family protein; amino-acid sequence: MKPVLALAALALLGGAPPALAQTVPAAVISDPAPQTPPPRSSEVLIPSDGQGMNALIYLAGGPGPHPTLVLLHGIPGNEQNLDLAQAVRRAGWNVLTLHYRGAWGSPGVFSITHVQEDADAALAFVRQPDIAAKFDIDTKRIVLGGHSMGGFATASHARHDPDLLGVILIDAWNAGATGEQFSHLTPDQRAAAAPQRFNDFGNSLAGATPASIVEEVTAHRAEWNYQAWAGQLTKRPLLVIGAAQALGPENHKLAQAVTAAGGQVTDITFPSDHSFQDHRIALEAAVVTWLQGLK